From Sceloporus undulatus isolate JIND9_A2432 ecotype Alabama chromosome 6, SceUnd_v1.1, whole genome shotgun sequence, one genomic window encodes:
- the CDC27 gene encoding cell division cycle protein 27 homolog isoform X2, translating into MTVLQEPVQAAIWQALNHYAYRDAVFLAERLYAEVHSEDALFLLATCYYRSGKAYKAYRLLKGHSCTTPQCKYLLAKCCVDLSKLAEGEQILSGGVFNKQKSHDDIVTEFGDSACFTLSLLGHVYCKTDRLAKGSECYQRSLSLNPFLWSPFESLCEIGEKPDPDQTFKLTSIQNFSSCLPNTCTTVVSNHSIPHRQPETVLMETPQDTLELNRLNLESSNSKYSSNTDSSISYIDSAVISPDAVPLGSGTAFLTKQAQNKPKTGRSLLGGPAALSPLTPSFGILPLETPSPGDGSYLQNCTNSSSVIDVPPPGAPSKKTVTRITQGGTKSVFSQSGNSREVTPILVAQTQSSGPQTSTTPQVLSPTIAAPPNVLPRRSSRLFSSDSSTTKENSKKLKMKFPPKIANRKTKCKTNKGGITQPNINDSLEITKLDSSIISEGKIASVTPQIQAFTLQKAAAGLMSLLRDMGKGYLALCSYNCKEAIHILSHLPSHHYNTGWVLCHIGRAYFELAEYMQAERIFSEVRRIENYRVEGMEIYSTTLWHLQKDVALSVLSKDLTDMDKNSPEAWCAAGNCFSLQREHDIAIKFFQRAIQVDPNYAYAYTLLGHEFVLTEELEKALACFRNAIRMNPRHYNAWYGLGMIYYKQEKFSLAEMHFQKALHINPQSSVLLCHIGVVQHALKKSEKALDTLNKAINIDPKNPLCKFHRASVLFANEKYKYALQELEELKQIVPKESLVYFLIGKVYKKLGQTHLALMNFSWAMDLDPKGANNQIKEAIDKRYLPDDEEPVTQEEQISECCPYESVGTDESQASSMTDADDTQLHAVESDEF; encoded by the exons ATGACGGTGCTGCAGGAACCCGTCCAG GCTGCTATATGGCAAGCACTTAACCATTATGCTTATCGAGATGCAGTGTTTCTGGCAGAGAGACTATATGCAGAAG TTCACTCAGAAGATGCCCTGTTCTTATTGGCAACCTGTTACTATCGCTCAGGAAAAGCATACAAGGCATACAGGCTCCTTAAAGGACACAGCTGTACCACCCCACAGTGTAAATATTTACTTGCCAAGTGCTGTGTTGACCTCAGCAA ACTTGCAGAAGGAGAACAGATTCTGTCTGGTGGAGTGTTCAACAAACAGAAAAGCCACGACGACATTGTGACAGAGTTTGGTGACTCTGCATGCTTCACACTTTCGCTCCTGGGGCATGTGTACTG CAAAACAGATCGGCTTGCCAAAGGATCTGAATGTTACCAAAGGAGCCTTAGTTTAAATCCTTTCCTCTGGTCCCCTTTTGAATCATTATGTGAAATAG GTGAAAAGCCAGATCCTGACCAAACATTTAAGTTAACATCTATACAAAACTTCAGCAGCTGCTTGCCTAACACATGCACAACAGTGGTGTCTAATCACAGCATACCCCACAGACAGCCAGAGACAGTTCTTATGGAAACACCACAAGACACACTT GAATTAAACAGACTCAACCTGGAGTCCTCCAACTCTAAATATTCCTCCAACACAGATTCCTCCATCTCTTATATTGACTCAGCTGTAATTTCACCAGATGCTGTACCTCTTGGATCAGGAACTGCCTTCTTAACTAAACAGGctcaaaacaaaccaaaaactgGCCGGAGTCTTCTGGGTGGACCAGCTGCTCTGAGTCCATTAACACCAAG CTTTGGAATCCTGCCATTAGAAACCCCTAGTCCCGGAGATGGATCCTATTTACAAAACTGCACAAATTCTTCTTCCGTAATTGATGTGCCACCTCCAGGAGCCCCTTCCAAGAAG actGTCACCAGAATAACCCAAGGTGGAACAAAGTCTGTCTTCTCACAAAGTGGCAATAGCCGGGAAGTAACGCCAATCCTTGTTGCACAAACGCAAAGTTCAGGCCCACAGACAAG TACTACACCTCAGGTATTGAGCCCAACCATTGCTGCTCCACCTAATGTGCTGCCTCGAAGAAGTTCACGCCTCTTCTCTAGTGATAGTTCTACAACAAAG GAGAAtagtaaaaagttaaaaatgaagTTTCCACCTAAAATTGCAAACCGAAAGACAAAGTGTAAAACCAATAAGGGAGGGATCACACAGCCCAACATTAATGACAGTTTGGAAATCACCAAACTTGACTCGTCCATCATTTCTGAAGGAAAGATTGCCTCTGTAACACCGCAAATCCAGGCATTCACATTACAGAAAGCAGCAGCAG GTTTGATGAGCCTTCTTCGTGACATGGGGAAAGGATATTTAGCACTATGTTCGTACAATTGTAAAGAAGCAATTCATATACTGAGTCATTTGCCTTCTCATCACTACAACACGGGCTGGGTACTGTGCCATATTGGAAGAGCTTACTTTGAGCTTGCAGAATATATGCAG GCTGAAAGGATATTCTCTGAAGTAAGAAGGATTGAAAACTACAGAGTAGAAGGCATGGAAATCTACTCAACAACACTGTGGCATCTGCAGAAGGATGTGGCTCTTTCAGTTCTTTCAAAAGACTTAACTGATATGGATAAAAATTCACCAGAG gCATGGTGCGCTGCAGGAAATTGCTTCAGCTTGCAACGAGAACATGACATTGCCATCAAGTTCTTCCAGAGAGCCATTCAAGTTGATCCAAATTATGCTTATGCCTACACTCTCCTAGGGCATGAATTTGTGCTGACGGAGGAACTTGAGAAAGCCTTAGCCTGCTTTAGAAATGCAATTAGAATGAATCCTAGgcactataatgcttg GTATGGTTTGGGAATGATTTACTACAAACAGGAGAAGTTCAGCCTTGCAGAAATGCATTTCCAGAAAGCACTTCATATCAACCCTCAGAGCTCTGTCTTATTGTGCCACATTGGAGTC GTTCAGCAtgctctgaagaaatctgaaaaGGCTTTGGATACTCTGAACAAAGCCATTAATAttgaccccaagaaccccctctgCAAATTCCATAGAGCCTCAGTATTGTTTGCAAATGAAAAGTACAAG tATGCTTTACAAGAACTTGAAGAACTGAAGCAGATTGTACCCAAAGAGTCTCTTGTTTACTTCTTGATAGGAAAG GTTTATAAAAAGCTGGGACAGACCCATCTTGCACTGATGAACTTTTCCTGGGCAATGGACTTGGATCCCAAGGGAGCCAACAACCAGATCAAAGAGGCAATTGATAAACGGTACCTACCTGATGATGAAGAGCCTGTAACCCAAGAGGAGCAGATCAGTGAATGTTGTCCATATGAGTCAG TTGGCACAGATGAGTCCCAGGCCAGCAGCATGACCGATGCAGACGACACGCAACTCCATGCAGTAGAAAGTGATGAATTTTAA
- the CDC27 gene encoding cell division cycle protein 27 homolog isoform X1: MTVLQEPVQAAIWQALNHYAYRDAVFLAERLYAEVHSEDALFLLATCYYRSGKAYKAYRLLKGHSCTTPQCKYLLAKCCVDLSKLAEGEQILSGGVFNKQKSHDDIVTEFGDSACFTLSLLGHVYCKTDRLAKGSECYQRSLSLNPFLWSPFESLCEIGEKPDPDQTFKLTSIQNFSSCLPNTCTTVVSNHSIPHRQPETVLMETPQDTLELNRLNLESSNSKYSSNTDSSISYIDSAVISPDAVPLGSGTAFLTKQAQNKPKTGRSLLGGPAALSPLTPSFGILPLETPSPGDGSYLQNCTNSSSVIDVPPPGAPSKKTVTRITQGGTKSVFSQSGNSREVTPILVAQTQSSGPQTSTTPQVLSPTIAAPPNVLPRRSSRLFSSDSSTTKENSKKLKMKFPPKIANRKTKCKTNKGGITQPNINDSLEITKLDSSIISEGKIASVTPQIQAFTLQKAAAEGLMSLLRDMGKGYLALCSYNCKEAIHILSHLPSHHYNTGWVLCHIGRAYFELAEYMQAERIFSEVRRIENYRVEGMEIYSTTLWHLQKDVALSVLSKDLTDMDKNSPEAWCAAGNCFSLQREHDIAIKFFQRAIQVDPNYAYAYTLLGHEFVLTEELEKALACFRNAIRMNPRHYNAWYGLGMIYYKQEKFSLAEMHFQKALHINPQSSVLLCHIGVVQHALKKSEKALDTLNKAINIDPKNPLCKFHRASVLFANEKYKYALQELEELKQIVPKESLVYFLIGKVYKKLGQTHLALMNFSWAMDLDPKGANNQIKEAIDKRYLPDDEEPVTQEEQISECCPYESVGTDESQASSMTDADDTQLHAVESDEF; encoded by the exons ATGACGGTGCTGCAGGAACCCGTCCAG GCTGCTATATGGCAAGCACTTAACCATTATGCTTATCGAGATGCAGTGTTTCTGGCAGAGAGACTATATGCAGAAG TTCACTCAGAAGATGCCCTGTTCTTATTGGCAACCTGTTACTATCGCTCAGGAAAAGCATACAAGGCATACAGGCTCCTTAAAGGACACAGCTGTACCACCCCACAGTGTAAATATTTACTTGCCAAGTGCTGTGTTGACCTCAGCAA ACTTGCAGAAGGAGAACAGATTCTGTCTGGTGGAGTGTTCAACAAACAGAAAAGCCACGACGACATTGTGACAGAGTTTGGTGACTCTGCATGCTTCACACTTTCGCTCCTGGGGCATGTGTACTG CAAAACAGATCGGCTTGCCAAAGGATCTGAATGTTACCAAAGGAGCCTTAGTTTAAATCCTTTCCTCTGGTCCCCTTTTGAATCATTATGTGAAATAG GTGAAAAGCCAGATCCTGACCAAACATTTAAGTTAACATCTATACAAAACTTCAGCAGCTGCTTGCCTAACACATGCACAACAGTGGTGTCTAATCACAGCATACCCCACAGACAGCCAGAGACAGTTCTTATGGAAACACCACAAGACACACTT GAATTAAACAGACTCAACCTGGAGTCCTCCAACTCTAAATATTCCTCCAACACAGATTCCTCCATCTCTTATATTGACTCAGCTGTAATTTCACCAGATGCTGTACCTCTTGGATCAGGAACTGCCTTCTTAACTAAACAGGctcaaaacaaaccaaaaactgGCCGGAGTCTTCTGGGTGGACCAGCTGCTCTGAGTCCATTAACACCAAG CTTTGGAATCCTGCCATTAGAAACCCCTAGTCCCGGAGATGGATCCTATTTACAAAACTGCACAAATTCTTCTTCCGTAATTGATGTGCCACCTCCAGGAGCCCCTTCCAAGAAG actGTCACCAGAATAACCCAAGGTGGAACAAAGTCTGTCTTCTCACAAAGTGGCAATAGCCGGGAAGTAACGCCAATCCTTGTTGCACAAACGCAAAGTTCAGGCCCACAGACAAG TACTACACCTCAGGTATTGAGCCCAACCATTGCTGCTCCACCTAATGTGCTGCCTCGAAGAAGTTCACGCCTCTTCTCTAGTGATAGTTCTACAACAAAG GAGAAtagtaaaaagttaaaaatgaagTTTCCACCTAAAATTGCAAACCGAAAGACAAAGTGTAAAACCAATAAGGGAGGGATCACACAGCCCAACATTAATGACAGTTTGGAAATCACCAAACTTGACTCGTCCATCATTTCTGAAGGAAAGATTGCCTCTGTAACACCGCAAATCCAGGCATTCACATTACAGAAAGCAGCAGCAG AAGGTTTGATGAGCCTTCTTCGTGACATGGGGAAAGGATATTTAGCACTATGTTCGTACAATTGTAAAGAAGCAATTCATATACTGAGTCATTTGCCTTCTCATCACTACAACACGGGCTGGGTACTGTGCCATATTGGAAGAGCTTACTTTGAGCTTGCAGAATATATGCAG GCTGAAAGGATATTCTCTGAAGTAAGAAGGATTGAAAACTACAGAGTAGAAGGCATGGAAATCTACTCAACAACACTGTGGCATCTGCAGAAGGATGTGGCTCTTTCAGTTCTTTCAAAAGACTTAACTGATATGGATAAAAATTCACCAGAG gCATGGTGCGCTGCAGGAAATTGCTTCAGCTTGCAACGAGAACATGACATTGCCATCAAGTTCTTCCAGAGAGCCATTCAAGTTGATCCAAATTATGCTTATGCCTACACTCTCCTAGGGCATGAATTTGTGCTGACGGAGGAACTTGAGAAAGCCTTAGCCTGCTTTAGAAATGCAATTAGAATGAATCCTAGgcactataatgcttg GTATGGTTTGGGAATGATTTACTACAAACAGGAGAAGTTCAGCCTTGCAGAAATGCATTTCCAGAAAGCACTTCATATCAACCCTCAGAGCTCTGTCTTATTGTGCCACATTGGAGTC GTTCAGCAtgctctgaagaaatctgaaaaGGCTTTGGATACTCTGAACAAAGCCATTAATAttgaccccaagaaccccctctgCAAATTCCATAGAGCCTCAGTATTGTTTGCAAATGAAAAGTACAAG tATGCTTTACAAGAACTTGAAGAACTGAAGCAGATTGTACCCAAAGAGTCTCTTGTTTACTTCTTGATAGGAAAG GTTTATAAAAAGCTGGGACAGACCCATCTTGCACTGATGAACTTTTCCTGGGCAATGGACTTGGATCCCAAGGGAGCCAACAACCAGATCAAAGAGGCAATTGATAAACGGTACCTACCTGATGATGAAGAGCCTGTAACCCAAGAGGAGCAGATCAGTGAATGTTGTCCATATGAGTCAG TTGGCACAGATGAGTCCCAGGCCAGCAGCATGACCGATGCAGACGACACGCAACTCCATGCAGTAGAAAGTGATGAATTTTAA